The following coding sequences lie in one Miscanthus floridulus cultivar M001 chromosome 9, ASM1932011v1, whole genome shotgun sequence genomic window:
- the LOC136480850 gene encoding uncharacterized protein — translation MRAPLLSFILVLAVVATVPLVPAVVCISRYEKYESKVEEAGGYGPPEKATEKPMEQTMDARATPAMTANTYDQKKPIEEADTATASTTKVKKEKSDDSDESAPRKEKKEKSDGSGASSSSKKKSEEEASLSKKEKKKSGGSDKHASGKKEKQGKSDDLDNTSPKKEKKEKSIDSDASAYLKKEEKKSGADEATSLKKEKKEKKEEEKKSSDYFEKENKEKSEKDSTAVDASADYRGAYLSKKADTATASTTKVKKEKYDDSDESAPRKVKKAKKKSDESVDKKEKQKSDYLDESVSSKKEKKEKSDGSGASSSSKKKSEEEASLSKKEKKKSGGSDKHASGKKEKQGKSDDLDNTSPKKEKKEKSIDSDASAYLKKEEKKSSVDEATSLKKEKKEKEEEEKKSSDYFEKENKEKSEDSTPVDASADDDAYVSKSV, via the exons ATGAGGGCGCCTCTCCTCTCCTTCATCCTCGTCCTGGCTGTCGTCGCCACCGTGCCCCTGGTCCCGGCGGTGGTGTGCATCTCGCGGTACGAGAAGTACGAGAGCAAAGTTGAAGAAGCAGGCGGATATGGACCACCGGAGAAGGCTACCGAGAAGCCCATGGAGCAGACCATGGACGCGCGAGCCACACCAGCGATGACCGCCAACACCTACGACCAGAAGAAACCCATTGAAGAAGCTGACACGGCCACGGCCTCCACTACGAAGGTAAAGAAAGAGAAATCTGATGATTCGGATGAATCTGCTCCTAGGAAG gaaaagaaggagaaatcTGATGGTTCTGGTGCATCTTCATCTTCTAAGAAGAAGTCTGAAGAAGAAGCATCTCTCagtaagaaggaaaagaagaagtcTGGTGGTTCAGACAAACATGCATCTGGAAAGAAAGAAAAGCAGGGCAAGTCGGATGATTTGGACAATACATCtcccaagaaagaaaagaaggagaaatcCATCGATTCGGATGCATCTGCATATCTtaagaaggaggagaagaaatCTGGCGCGGACGAAGCCACGTCTCttaaaaaggaaaagaaggagaagaaggaggaggagaagaaatcTAGTGATTATTTCGAGAAGGAAAACAAGGAGAAATCCGAGAAGGACTCCACGGCCGTTGACGCCTCCGCTGATTACCGCGGCGCATATCTATCGAAAA AAGCTGACACGGCCACGGCCTCCACTACGAAGGTaaagaaagagaaatatgatgatTCGGATGAGTCTGCTCCTAGGAAGGTaaagaaggcaaagaagaagtCTGATGAGTCTGTAGATAAGAAGGAAAAGCAGAAATCTGATTATTTGGATGAATCTGTATCttccaagaaggaaaagaaagagaaatctGATGGTTCTGGTGCATCTTCATCTTCTAAGAAGAAGTCTGAAGAAGAAGCATCTCTCagtaagaaggaaaagaagaagtcTGGTGGTTCAGACAAACATGCATCTGGAAAGAAAGAAAAGCAGGGCAAGTCGGATGATTTGGACAATACATCtcccaagaaagaaaagaaggagaaatcCATCGATTCGGATGCATCTGCATATCTtaagaaggaggagaagaaatCTAGCGTGGACGAAGCCACGTCTCttaaaaaggaaaagaaggagaaggaggaggaggagaagaaatcTAGTGATTATTTCGAGAAGGAAAACAAGGAGAAATCCGAGGACTCCACGCCCGTTGACGCCTCTGCTGATGACGACGCATACGTATCGAAAAGTGTCTAA